Proteins from a single region of Gossypium arboreum isolate Shixiya-1 chromosome 1, ASM2569848v2, whole genome shotgun sequence:
- the LOC108462737 gene encoding uncharacterized protein LOC108462737 translates to MITTQQRTAPQSSFRRSIIYLFITMILLYILYPNLLLTDNDRNKSYPTTTNLSTKVESSSNHSSVTELSTTKKVVEKEPLESTRPAPAVEMIEQSLGNYHRYDTQLKHIAFGIAASSNLWETRKEYIKAWWRPQETRGVVWVDKNVRTRRNESLPEIRVSQDTSRFKYLNRQGSRSALRITRVVSETLKLGMKDIRWFVMGDDDTVFIVNNVVRVLSKYDHTQFYYLGSASESHIQNIFFSYAMAFGGGGFAISYPLAKELSKMQDMCIQRYPALYGSDDRIQACMAELGVPLTRELGFHQYDVYGNLLGLLGAHPVTPLVSLHHLDVVEPIFPGMKRPKAISHLLEAAKEDSASLMQQSICYDSTRYWSITVSWGYVVQILRGVMSPRELEMPSRTFLNWYKRADYTAYAFNTRPVERHPCQNPFVFYMSKVKYDRPRRQTIGVYYRHKKKSRYCRWRMASPERLDSVVVLKKRDDLRWKKSPRRDCCRVLPSDKNTTMILSVGNCREGEISELQTKKESLVAQM, encoded by the exons ATGATCACCACCCAGCAACGCACGGCGCCACAAAGTAGCTTTAGACGTTCAATCATTTATTTGTTCATCACCATGATTTTGCTTTACATCCTATACCCTAATCTCTTGTTGACCGACAATGACCGTAACAAAAGCTACCCTACCACCACCAATCTCTCCACCAAAGTCGAATCATCGTCGAACCATTCCTCGGTTACCGAATTATCTACGACGAAGAAGGTTGTCGAGAAGGAGCCATTAGAGAGCACGAGGCCGGCACCGGCAGTAGAGATGATCGAGCAGTCCCTCGGGAACTACCACCGGTATGACACGCAGCTCAAACACATTGCGTTCGGGATAGCGGCGTCGTCGAACCTATGGGAAACTCGAAAAGAGTACATCAAAGCATGGTGGAGGCCTCAAGAGACTAGGGGTGTAGTGTGGGTGGATAAGAATGTGAGGACAAGGAGGAATGAATCGTTGCCGGAGATTAGGGTCTCTCAAGACACTTCAAGGTTCAAGTACTTAAACCGGCAAGGATCCCGGTCGGCGTTGCGGATAACGAGGGTGGTCTCGGAGACACTTAAGCTAGGGATGAAGGACATAAGGTGGTTCGTGATGGGGGATGATGATACGGTCTTCATTGTCAACAATGTGGTGAGAGTGCTGTCTAAATATGACCATACACAGTTTTATTATCTTGGGAGTGCATCAGAGAGCCATATTCAGAACATATTCTTTTCATATGCAATGGCATTTGGTGGGGGTGGGTTTGCAATAAGCTACCCATTGGCTAAAGAATTGTCAAAGATGCAAGATATGTGCATCCAAAGGTATCCAGCTTTATATGGAAGTGATGATAGGATTCAAGCTTGCATGGCCGAGCTTGGGGTGCCCCTCACCAGGGAACTTGGTTTCCATCAG TACGATGTGTATGGAAATTTGTTAGGGCTCTTGGGAGCTCATCCAGTGACTCCATTGGTATCACTCCACCACCTAGATGTAGTGGAACCTATCTTTCCCGGGATGAAACGACCAAAAGCGATCTCGCACCTGCTAGAAGCAGCAAAGGAGGATTCGGCGAGCTTGATGCAACAATCGATATGCTACGATTCAACGCGGTACTGGTCGATCACGGTGTCTTGGGGCTACGTGGTTCAAATCTTGAGGGGAGTCATGTCCCCTAGAGAGCTTGAGATGCCTAGTAGAACTTTTCTCAATTGGTACAAGAGAGCTGATTACACTGCCTATGCATTCAACACTAGGCCTGTTGAAAGGCACCCTTGCCAAAATCCCTTCGTTTTCTACATGAGTAAGGTGAAGTATGATCGTCCTCGGAGGCAGACAATCGGAGTCTACTACCGTCATAAAAAGAAAAGTCGCTACTGCCGGTGGAGAATGGCCTCACCAGAGAGACTCGATTCCGTCGTAGTTCTAAAGAAGCGAGATGATCTTCGATGGAAAAAG TCACCAAGGAGGGACTGTTGCAGAGTTCTTCCATCAGATAAAAACACAACAATGATTTTATCAGTTGGAAATTGCAGAGAAGGTGAAATCAGTGAGTTGCAAACGAAAAAGGAATCGTTGGTAGCTCAGATGTAA